The Streptomyces rimosus genomic interval GATCTCGTCGGAATAGGCGTTGCCGATGCCGGCCAGCACACCTTGGTCGCGCAGGAAGCCCTTGACCTGGCGCCGCTCCCCTTCGAGCAGGCCCGCCAGGGTCTCCCGTGTGAAGTCCGCGGCGAGCGGGTCGGGGCCGAGGCGGGCGATGCCGGGGACCTCGGCGGGGGCGGTCACGCAGTAGACGGCCAGGCGCTTTTGCGTACCGGCCTCGGTGAGGTCGAAGCCGGGCGCCGGGCCGTCCCCGTCGGCGCTCAGCCGTACGCGCAGGGCCAGCGGGCCTTTGCCGGGGCGCGGCGGGGCCTCCGGGAGCGCGTCCTGCCAGCGCATCCAGCCCGCGCGCGCCAGGTAGACGACCAGGTGCAGGTCTCCGACGGTCAGGTCCAGGAACTTCCCGTGCCGTGCCACCGCCGTGACCATGCCGCCTTCGAGGGCGGTCAGCGGCGGGTCGTACGTCTTGAGCACGTTGACGGCGGTCGGCTGGGCGCGTTCCAGGACGCGGCCGACGGCGTGCGCGTCGAGGAATTCCCGCAGGGCTTCGACTTCCGGCAGTTCGGGCATGCCTCCAGCCTGCACGGTGCGGCGGTCCGGTACATCT includes:
- a CDS encoding Fpg/Nei family DNA glycosylase — encoded protein: MPELPEVEALREFLDAHAVGRVLERAQPTAVNVLKTYDPPLTALEGGMVTAVARHGKFLDLTVGDLHLVVYLARAGWMRWQDALPEAPPRPGKGPLALRVRLSADGDGPAPGFDLTEAGTQKRLAVYCVTAPAEVPGIARLGPDPLAADFTRETLAGLLEGERRQVKGFLRDQGVLAGIGNAYSDEILHAARMSPFKPAARLDAEDTDRLYAAIQDTLREAVERSRGVAAGQLKKEKKSGLRVHGRTGEPCPVCGDTVREVSFSDSSLQYCPTCQTGGKLLADRRMSRLLK